A genome region from Triticum aestivum cultivar Chinese Spring chromosome 2B, IWGSC CS RefSeq v2.1, whole genome shotgun sequence includes the following:
- the LOC123044755 gene encoding protein FAR1-RELATED SEQUENCE 5 isoform X5: MSTTAHPPASLSGDSSPTTSGSSSPSSSAFVAGSDEPALLGPATSTSTPSAAGDDAAVPSSPQMGMYFETEDDAYEFYKVYAARLGFVVRKSNKSKNSRHTVTRRLFVCSKQGFRQEPKKPQDETNATDVTVAAPPPPPRCPDSRTGCLASLTIKLLPSANAFRVTEFVAEHNHPLASAVSAVSLAMIPSSSSHHTIAAAASLPDPRDGPLPEMHFETEDDAYAFYNRYAEHVGFSVRRSYKKRKHGVIVSRIFVCSREGVSDRAKHDGLASISTNAGGGAPGTPRPGPPPTRTGCQARMVIKITPCRTYRVAKFIAEHNHPLANSETVHKLRSHKMRARGHELGPGELHRRKQGKGVQLGDAGAALEYLEGLQVGNPSLYYAVGMAPDGNSAVNFFWADAKSIIDFRSFGDVVCFDTTYGLNVYGRPFALFVGVDNHKQLLVFGAALLYDDGIQSLKWVFQAFADAMRDRQPKTILIDERSECAIAAAEVWPGSNHCTSVWHIYHSSKRHLKQVFESSKSFGNALSQCLFDCEDEMEFLSAWEKLIEKHDIGESEWLSRLFLEKEKWALPYRRTVFSADILSTLRKDSMINELKRELSEQEDILLFFKRYETMLEEHRSKKLQADVDGNQVTLPIPSLRMLKQSSNAYTPEAFKMFQGEFEAYMNCMSFPCSAVGTVSEYKITLDEKPSEGIVKFDALDGLATCSCRKFESVGIQCCHVLKVLDLKNIKELPEQYILKRWRKDARSVRMGEEPNCGSSSIMRSSLDVRFSNMCRMVSLIASRAAKSEEAMSYIESQSSVLLKHLDEILQTGYPENGNHDVASSSQAISFVGNHPDHTTQARAVAHTANGIMF, encoded by the coding sequence ATGTCCACCACCGCACACCCTCCTGCCTCCCTCTCAGGGGACTCCTCGCCGACTACCTCCGGCtcatcctccccctcctcctctgcttTCGTCGCTGGCTCCGATGAGCCCGCGCTTCTCGGGCCAGCCACCTCGACTTCCACCCCCTCTGCTGCCGGGGATGACGCCGCCGTCCCCTCCTCGCCCCAAATGGGCATGTACTTCGAGACGGAGGACGACGCCTACGAATTCTACAAGGTATACGCCGCCCGCCTTGGCTTCGTCGTCCGCAAGTCCAACAAGTCCAAGAACTCCCGGCACACCGTCACCCGCCGTCTCTTCGTCTGCTCCAAGCAAGGTTTCCGCCAAGAACCCAAGAAGCCTCAAGATGAGACCAACGCCACCGACGTCACCGTTGCTGCACCGCCACCGCCTCCTAGGTGCCCGGACTCACGCACCGGCTGCCTGGCGTCCCTCACCATCAAGCTACTCCCTTCGGCCAATGCCTTCCGTGTCACTGAATTTGTCGCCGAGCACAACCACCCGCTCGCCTCTGCAGTGTCCGCGGTGTCACTGGCAATGATTCCGTCAAGTTCTTCGCATCACACCATTGCCGCTGCTGCAAGCTTGCCGGACCCAAGGGACGGGCCACTCCCAGAGATGCACTTTGAGACGGAAGATGACGCCTATGCCTTCTACAACCGGTACGCCGAGCATGTGGGTTTCAGCGTCCGCCGCTCATACAAGAAGCGCAAGCATGGGGTGATTGTGTCTCGTATCTTTGTTTGTTCACGTGAGGGCGTCAGTGACCGTGCCAAGCACGATGGTCTAGCCAGTATCAGCACCAATGCTGGTGGAGGGGCACCAGGTACACCTAGGCCAGGCCCACCACCAACACGAACAGGTTGCCAGGCAAGAATGGTGATCAAGATCACCCCATGCCGAACATACCGGGTTGCTAAATTTATTGCGGAGCATAATCACCCACTCGCTAACTCAGAGACCGTGCACAAGCTGCGGTCCCATAAGATGAGGGCTCGAGGGCACGAGCTTGGTCCAGGGGAACTGCATCGAAGGAAGCAGGGAAAGGGTGTGCAGCTTGGGGATGCTGGTGCTGCATTGGAATACTTGGAAGGGTTGCAGGTGGGAAACCCTTCACTGTATTATGCAGTAGGAATGGCACCTGATGGGAATTCAGCTGTAAATTTCTTCTGGGCTGATGCAAAGTCAATCATTGACTTCAGAAGCTTTGGTGATGTCGTTTGCTTTGATACAACATATGGGCTGAATGTGTATGGGCGACCATTTGCATTGTTTGTTGGTGTGGACAACCACAAGCAGTTACTCGTGTTTGGTGCAGCCTTGCTTTATGATGATGGCATCCAGTCACTGAAATGGGTATTTCAGGCATTTGCTGATGCCATGCGTGATAGGCAGCCAAAGACTATTCTGATTGATGAGCGTTCTGAATGTGCCATTGCAGCAGCAGAGGTCTGGCCTGGGAGTAACCATTGCACAAGCGTGTGGCATATATACCACAGTTCAAAGAGGCACTTGAAGCAGGTGTTCGAAAGCTCGAAAAGTTTTGGCAATGCTTTGAGCCAGTGTCTCTTTGACTGTGAGGATGAGATGGAGTTCTTGTCTGCATGGGAAAAGCTAATTGAGAAACATGACATTGGTGAGAGTGAATGGCTCAGCAGACTATTTCTAGAGAAAGAAAAATGGGCTCTGCCTTATAGGAGAACTGTGTTTTCTGCTGATATTCTCAGTACTCTTAGAAAGGATAGTATGATTAATGAGCTAAAACGGGAGCTCAGTGAGCAAGAAGATATCCTGCTGTTCTTCAAGCGTTATGAGACCATGCTGGAagagcatcgctcaaagaaattgcAGGCTGATGTTGATGGAAATCAGGTGACTTTGCCAATCCCGTCCTTGCGGATGTTAAAACAATCTTCAAATGCATATACACCTGAAGCTTTCAAGATGTTCCAGGGTGAGTTTGAGGCTTACATGAACTGCATGTCCTTCCCCTGCAGTGCGGTTGGGACAGTGTCAGAGTACAAAATAACACTTGATGAGAAGCCATCAGAGGGCATTGTGAAATTTGATGCCCTAGATGGCTTGGCCACTTGCAGCTGCAGGAAGTTTGAATCTGTTGGAATCCAGTGTTGTCATGTACTAAAGGTACTTGATCTCAAGAATATCAAGGAGCTCCCAGAACAATACATTTTGAAGAGATGGAGGAAAGATGCCCGCTCTGTTAGAATGGGAGAAGAACCTAACTGTGGATCTAGCAGTATCATGCGGTCATCTTTGGATGTTCGCTTCTCTAACATGTGCCGTATGGTTAGCCTAATAGCTTCAAGGGCCGCCAAATCTGAGGAGGCAATGTCATACATTGAGAGTCAATCAAGCGTTCTTCTGAAGCATCTGGATGAAATTCTGCAGACAGGCTATCCTGAGAATGGAAACCATGATGTTGCTTCAAGTAGTCAAGCAATTTCTTTTGTAGGAAATCATCCTGACCATACAACACAAGCAAGAGCAGTTGCACATACAGCGAATGGTATAATGTTTTAA